In the genome of Phlebotomus papatasi isolate M1 chromosome 2, Ppap_2.1, whole genome shotgun sequence, one region contains:
- the LOC129802013 gene encoding uncharacterized protein LOC129802013: MSLSPKYLGVTLDRSLTYKPHCNNVKDKVKTRNNLLRKLVNTQWGAQPKVLRTSALALSFSAAEYAAEVWERSAHTKKVDVALNDTVRIVTGCLKSTPVTKLYPLAGIAPPQIRRQVISSKEMSKAYKEPRHLLYGRERAKRRLKSRKSFSQTVLCLETIPEYARLNLWRDAVPPNFVEPKESLPPGGDQDWRTWRALNRLRSGVARSKDNRRRWGFTEGDVLCDCGVVQTTAHLCVCPLSPAFCNVEDLMSANSAAIDVARFWARHV, encoded by the coding sequence CTAAATATCTTGGCGTCACTCTTGACCGATCACTGACATACAAACCCCACTGCAATAATGTAAAAGACAAGGTTAAAACACGTAATAATTTACTACGTAAACTTGTAAACACTCAGTGGGGTGCTCAGCCGAAAGTGTTACGCACATCTGCTCTTGCGTTATCCTTTTCTGCAGCAGAGTACGCGGCTGAGGTATGGGAGAGATCGGCGCATACAAAGAAAGTGGACGTTGCTCTCAACGATACCGTGCGCATTGTGACGGGGTGTTTAAAAAGCACACCCGTTACCAAATTATACCCGTTAGCGGGTATTGCTCCTCCACAAATAAGGAGACAAGTCATCTCCAGCAAGGAAATGTCTAAGGCTTATAAAGAGCCAAGGCATCTCCTTTATGGTCGAGAGAGGGCGAAGCGGAGGCTGAAATCTCGCAAGAGTTTCAGCCAAACTGTTTTGTGTCTCGAAACAATACCGGAGTATGCAAGACTTAATTTATGGAGGGATGCCGTTCCTCCGAATTTTGTCGAGCCCAAGGAAAGtcttcctcctggtggtgatcAGGACTGGAGAACGTGGAGAGCgctcaatcgtttgagaagcgggGTCGCACGATCAAAAGACAACAGGAGACGATGGGGTTTCACAGAAGGAGACGTTTTGTGTGACTGTGGGGTAGTTCAGACTACTGcccacttgtgtgtttgtccttTGTCTCCTGCATTTTGCAATGTAgaagatttgatgtcggcaaatTCTGCCGCTATTGACGTAGCCCGTTTCTGGGCAAgacatgtttaa